A genomic window from Aerosakkonema funiforme FACHB-1375 includes:
- a CDS encoding type II toxin-antitoxin system Phd/YefM family antitoxin: protein MSKITVEEASQNLQAILEQVAKGEEVSLWQDGKVVARLVPPLTKEEWLAKMDKFRASIQVKGEPMSQTVIKLRQEERY, encoded by the coding sequence ATGTCTAAAATTACCGTTGAAGAAGCCAGTCAAAACCTCCAAGCTATCCTAGAACAAGTAGCAAAAGGAGAAGAGGTGAGCCTCTGGCAGGATGGAAAAGTAGTAGCCAGATTAGTTCCGCCACTCACAAAGGAGGAATGGTTAGCCAAAATGGATAAATTTCGTGCTTCTATTCAAGTCAAGGGTGAACCAATGAGTCAAACAGTAATTAAGCTAAGGCAAGAGGAACGCTATTGA